Proteins encoded in a region of the Burkholderiales bacterium genome:
- a CDS encoding alpha/beta hydrolase: MKHGFANTSQGRIHYLEAGNRQPLILLHSNGASAYQYEEVIASFAQRWHVFAIDMPGHGDSDRITAHTSIEKYAQAVVAFMDALKIEKAAVAGDSVGGSICLALARDRGARMYGVVVSETPLRTRDDWDKTWPRIEATYSQPTQDLDEIEPRFRNATPELLKRWNTDRNKAGAWTMVDVMWAMQEFDHFGALKALKCPTAVMMGAKGNVVANRGPYDEAVGQANVAVLPECGHFPMIDDPPLFVREVNRLIDAVAR, encoded by the coding sequence ATGAAACACGGTTTCGCGAACACGTCCCAGGGCCGCATCCACTACCTCGAAGCCGGCAATCGCCAGCCGCTCATCCTGCTCCACAGCAACGGCGCCTCGGCCTACCAGTACGAAGAGGTCATCGCGAGCTTCGCGCAACGCTGGCACGTGTTCGCGATCGACATGCCGGGACACGGCGACTCCGACCGCATCACCGCCCACACCTCCATCGAGAAATACGCGCAGGCCGTCGTCGCCTTCATGGACGCCCTGAAGATCGAGAAAGCCGCGGTCGCCGGCGACTCGGTCGGCGGCTCGATCTGCCTCGCGCTCGCGCGCGATCGCGGCGCGCGCATGTACGGCGTCGTCGTCTCCGAAACGCCGCTGCGAACTCGTGACGACTGGGACAAGACCTGGCCGCGCATCGAGGCGACCTACAGCCAGCCCACGCAGGACCTCGACGAGATCGAGCCGCGCTTTCGCAACGCCACGCCGGAGCTGCTGAAACGCTGGAACACCGACCGCAACAAGGCCGGTGCGTGGACGATGGTCGACGTGATGTGGGCGATGCAGGAGTTCGACCATTTCGGCGCGCTGAAGGCGCTGAAGTGCCCGACTGCGGTGATGATGGGCGCCAAAGGCAACGTCGTCGCCAACCGCGGCCCGTATGACGAGGCGGTGGGGCAGGCCAACGTCGCGGTGCTGCCCGAGTGCGGTCACTTCCCGATGATCGACGATCCGCCGCTCTTCGTCCGGGAAGTGAACCGGCTGATCGACGCCGTCGCGCGGTAG
- a CDS encoding FG-GAP-like repeat-containing protein translates to MATLTVGSGKQFARISDAVTASRDGDTILVDAGTYQNDFATIGKAITLVGVGGLAKVQATTSIPNGKAIFVTSSDVTFENFELSGATVPDGNGAGIRFEGGTLTIRQSYIHDNQNGILSGAFPTGRVIIQGSEFARNGAGDGFTHGIYIGQIASLQVTDSYFHDTPAGHLIKSRALSSFIAGNVLDDGARDASREIDLSNGGDALVRGNAIVQRANSQNADLIGYSPESAPYSGSALHVEHNIFANYRSAGAIAVHNFSSLPAQLVSNAFYAVPTILSGPGTQSDSTTLSTAPTVQAASPWSTTPVSFTGTAGADALLGGAGNDTLDGGAAGDILIGGAGADLLRGGTGGDYLQGGAGTDTAIFAGARASYNVVQAGLGVTVTGADGVDNLRDVEFLQFDDVLVRAARVPGDYNSDGRADIAWRHTDGTTYVWQIDAAGVTGRNYTSVDNTWQIMSTKGDYNADGISDILWRHADGTLYTWNMQANGSVVGRDFLASPTNLQLVDAASDRTADGRSDLLWRSADGVNVSLWSPRTGGGYDQQSLGGPLSTSWQIADSRGDYNADGRADILFRNTNGDAYIWQMTSTGGITGRDYTPMSTGWTIVDGTGDHNGDGTSDVLWRTSGGAVRIWEMQAGGAFVQHDYNPVGSQWQVVSAKGDYNGDGKADILWRHIDGTVFVWQMQGSGVVGRNFAAMDPATQIVEGASDRNADGISDITFRNADGSMHAWLMNANGSFVDAMLGSGPVSTDWHVVTA, encoded by the coding sequence ATGGCCACGCTCACGGTCGGCAGCGGTAAGCAGTTCGCGCGCATTTCGGACGCGGTAACCGCGTCGCGCGATGGCGACACCATCCTGGTGGATGCCGGCACGTACCAGAACGATTTCGCCACGATCGGCAAGGCGATCACGTTGGTCGGCGTCGGCGGGCTCGCGAAGGTTCAGGCGACGACGTCGATTCCGAACGGCAAAGCCATCTTCGTCACGAGCAGCGATGTGACATTCGAGAATTTCGAGCTGAGCGGTGCCACGGTGCCCGACGGAAACGGCGCGGGCATACGCTTCGAGGGCGGCACGCTGACGATCCGGCAGAGCTACATCCACGACAACCAGAACGGCATCCTCAGCGGAGCCTTCCCGACCGGCAGGGTGATCATCCAGGGCAGCGAGTTCGCGAGGAACGGCGCGGGCGACGGCTTCACCCACGGCATCTACATCGGCCAGATCGCGTCGCTGCAGGTGACCGACAGCTACTTCCACGACACTCCGGCCGGCCACCTCATCAAGAGCCGCGCGCTGTCGTCGTTCATTGCGGGCAACGTGCTCGACGACGGAGCGAGGGACGCAAGCCGCGAGATCGATCTGAGCAACGGAGGCGATGCGCTCGTTCGCGGCAACGCGATCGTGCAGCGCGCCAACTCGCAGAACGCGGACCTCATCGGCTATTCACCCGAGTCCGCTCCGTATTCGGGATCGGCGCTGCACGTCGAACACAACATATTTGCGAACTACCGCAGCGCCGGGGCGATCGCGGTCCACAACTTCAGCTCGCTGCCCGCCCAGCTCGTGTCGAACGCGTTCTACGCGGTCCCGACCATCCTGTCCGGACCGGGCACGCAGAGCGATTCCACGACGTTGTCGACCGCACCGACCGTCCAGGCGGCAAGCCCCTGGTCGACGACACCCGTATCGTTCACCGGCACCGCCGGCGCCGACGCATTGCTGGGCGGCGCGGGCAACGACACGCTGGACGGCGGCGCGGCCGGGGACATCCTGATCGGTGGCGCAGGGGCGGATCTGCTGCGCGGCGGCACGGGGGGGGATTATCTCCAGGGCGGCGCCGGAACCGATACCGCGATCTTCGCCGGCGCGCGCGCGAGCTACAACGTCGTGCAGGCGGGCCTCGGCGTCACGGTCACCGGTGCCGACGGCGTCGACAACCTGAGGGACGTCGAATTCCTGCAGTTCGACGATGTGCTGGTGCGGGCCGCACGTGTGCCCGGCGATTACAACAGCGACGGCCGCGCCGACATCGCCTGGCGCCACACCGACGGGACCACATACGTGTGGCAGATCGATGCCGCCGGCGTGACCGGACGCAACTACACCTCCGTCGACAATACGTGGCAAATCATGTCGACCAAGGGCGACTACAACGCCGACGGGATCTCCGACATCCTGTGGCGTCATGCCGACGGCACGCTGTATACCTGGAACATGCAGGCCAACGGCTCCGTCGTCGGTCGCGACTTCCTCGCGAGCCCGACCAATCTGCAACTCGTCGATGCCGCCTCCGACCGCACGGCGGACGGCCGCTCCGATCTCCTGTGGCGCAGCGCCGACGGCGTGAACGTGTCCCTGTGGAGCCCGCGCACGGGCGGCGGTTACGACCAACAGTCCCTCGGTGGTCCGCTGAGCACGAGCTGGCAGATCGCCGACAGCCGCGGCGACTACAACGCGGACGGCCGGGCCGACATCCTGTTCAGGAACACCAACGGCGACGCCTACATCTGGCAGATGACGAGCACGGGCGGGATCACCGGGCGCGACTACACGCCGATGTCGACCGGCTGGACGATCGTCGACGGCACCGGCGACCACAACGGCGACGGCACGTCGGACGTGCTCTGGCGCACCTCGGGTGGCGCCGTCCGCATCTGGGAGATGCAGGCCGGCGGCGCTTTCGTCCAGCACGACTACAACCCCGTGGGCAGCCAATGGCAGGTCGTCAGCGCCAAAGGCGACTACAACGGCGACGGCAAAGCCGACATCCTGTGGCGCCATATCGACGGCACTGTGTTCGTCTGGCAGATGCAGGGCTCGGGAGTCGTCGGACGCAACTTCGCTGCGATGGATCCGGCGACGCAGATCGTGGAGGGCGCGAGCGACCGCAACGCGGACGGCATTTCGGACATCACGTTCCGAAACGCCGACGGGTCGATGCACGCCTGGCTCATGAACGCGAACGGCAGCTTCGTCGACGCGATGCTCGGTTCGGGGCCGGTGAGCACCGACTGGCACGTCGTCACCGCCTAG
- a CDS encoding LLM class flavin-dependent oxidoreductase, whose translation MRLGYFTMPMHPQHRSPTETLQEDRDAIILADKLGFYDAFVGEHLTENTENITSSMLFLATLISDTRNIKLATGTSNLSQWHPVMIASHAAMFDHLAKGRFIFGISAGALRCDAEALGTINENRQKMFEDCIEVILEIWKRDTPYDIDIPGNRYKVTTATQRELSIGRGHLYKPYQQPRPEIVGTVVAPFSKGVIEMGKKDFHPLSANFLLAKWLPSHWQNYTKGKQEVGQTPDLNDWRVARTIFVADDDATARRYAIEDSASPYRFYWQQMYTKMKLGGRDAVFKNAREQPDSEITEDYILDNLVIHGTPSKVADEILKLREEAGDFGEIVYAGMDYVDPRLARRSMELMATEVMPRVNAAIGKPGQKAAVAA comes from the coding sequence ATGCGACTCGGCTATTTCACGATGCCCATGCACCCGCAGCACCGCAGCCCGACGGAGACGCTGCAGGAGGACCGCGACGCGATCATCCTCGCGGACAAGCTCGGCTTCTACGACGCGTTCGTCGGCGAGCACCTGACCGAGAACACCGAGAACATCACGAGCAGCATGCTGTTCCTTGCGACGCTGATCTCGGACACCAGGAACATCAAGCTCGCCACCGGCACCAGCAATCTCTCGCAGTGGCACCCGGTGATGATCGCCTCGCACGCCGCGATGTTCGACCATCTTGCCAAGGGGCGCTTCATCTTCGGCATCAGCGCGGGGGCGCTGCGCTGCGACGCCGAGGCGCTGGGCACGATCAACGAGAACCGGCAGAAGATGTTCGAGGACTGCATCGAAGTCATCCTCGAGATCTGGAAGCGCGACACGCCGTACGACATCGACATCCCCGGCAACCGTTACAAGGTCACCACCGCGACCCAGCGCGAGCTCTCGATCGGCCGCGGCCATCTCTACAAGCCTTACCAGCAGCCGCGCCCCGAGATCGTCGGCACCGTCGTCGCGCCGTTCTCGAAAGGCGTGATCGAGATGGGCAAGAAAGACTTCCATCCCCTGTCCGCCAACTTCCTGCTGGCCAAGTGGCTGCCGAGCCACTGGCAGAACTACACCAAGGGGAAACAGGAGGTCGGCCAGACGCCGGACCTCAACGACTGGCGCGTCGCGCGCACGATCTTCGTCGCCGACGACGACGCGACCGCGCGCCGCTACGCGATCGAGGACTCGGCGAGCCCGTACCGCTTCTACTGGCAGCAGATGTACACCAAGATGAAGCTCGGCGGCCGCGACGCGGTGTTCAAGAACGCGCGCGAGCAGCCGGACTCCGAGATCACCGAGGATTACATCCTCGATAACCTCGTGATCCACGGCACGCCGAGCAAGGTCGCCGACGAGATCCTGAAGCTGCGCGAGGAAGCCGGCGACTTCGGCGAGATCGTGTACGCGGGCATGGATTACGTCGATCCGCGGCTCGCACGCCGGTCGATGGAGCTGATGGCGACCGAGGTGATGCCGCGCGTCAACGCCGCGATCGGAAAGCCCGGCCAGAAGGCCGCTGTCGCGGCCTGA
- a CDS encoding tripartite tricarboxylate transporter substrate-binding protein has translation MKTGLFLCALLIGSIDAMAAQRASGPQFPTRPVRMIVANGPGSAPDVIARLLGAKLTDLWGQPVVIDNRTGATGLIAIETLVKSAPDGHTMFLSTMTQLISTLMYQRLQLATETEAVTLVGTTPFALVVNASLPVKSVAEWIAYARARQGQLLFGSGGQWGSSHLCLESFNALTGLKMTHVPYKATSATLADLIGGQIHIYCPAAPSLPAFTAGGRIRVLGVTYKQPTKLVPGVPPVADTVPGFELLGWYGMNLPPKTPKDIVARINADVVKALKDPELQEKMIAVGAEAAGTSPADFLRFLQSQTEHWRKLLKESGAIQPKG, from the coding sequence ATGAAAACCGGACTGTTCTTGTGCGCGCTTCTGATCGGCTCGATCGACGCGATGGCGGCGCAGCGCGCTTCGGGTCCGCAGTTCCCGACGCGCCCCGTGCGCATGATCGTCGCCAACGGCCCGGGCTCGGCGCCCGACGTCATCGCGCGCCTCCTCGGCGCGAAGCTCACCGACCTCTGGGGCCAGCCGGTGGTGATCGACAACCGCACCGGCGCGACCGGCCTCATCGCGATCGAGACCCTGGTGAAGTCCGCGCCCGACGGGCACACGATGTTCCTGTCCACGATGACGCAGCTCATCAGCACGCTCATGTACCAGCGTCTCCAGCTCGCGACCGAGACCGAGGCGGTGACGCTCGTCGGGACGACGCCGTTCGCGCTCGTGGTGAACGCTTCGCTGCCGGTGAAGTCGGTGGCCGAATGGATCGCCTACGCCAGGGCGCGTCAGGGACAGTTGCTGTTCGGATCCGGCGGCCAATGGGGGTCGTCGCACCTCTGCCTCGAATCGTTCAATGCGCTGACGGGGCTGAAGATGACGCACGTGCCTTACAAGGCCACGTCCGCGACGCTCGCCGACCTGATCGGCGGCCAGATCCACATCTACTGCCCGGCGGCGCCGTCGCTGCCGGCGTTCACGGCGGGCGGACGCATCCGCGTGCTGGGCGTGACCTACAAGCAGCCGACCAAGCTCGTGCCCGGCGTGCCGCCGGTCGCCGACACCGTGCCCGGCTTCGAGCTCCTCGGCTGGTACGGCATGAACCTGCCGCCGAAGACGCCCAAGGACATCGTCGCGCGCATCAACGCCGACGTCGTCAAGGCGCTGAAGGATCCGGAGCTCCAGGAGAAGATGATCGCGGTCGGCGCCGAAGCCGCCGGCACCTCGCCCGCGGACTTCCTCAGGTTTCTCCAGAGCCAGACCGAGCACTGGCGCAAGCTGCTCAAGGAGAGCGGGGCGATACAGCCGAAAGGTTGA
- a CDS encoding HD domain-containing protein, with the protein MNDSRPPHPDLGQSIEIMRKAHEGQLDKCGRPYYLHPLRVAMRLVHCTPEERHAALLHDVVEDTPLTLEDLRALGYGEAVLELVDLLTRRMPQKESHREYLERIVASRNVKALRVKLADVIDNMNPARSRELPPEHRGMQQRFQRDLERVVEALRELGDELSGTIVRGDL; encoded by the coding sequence ATGAACGATTCGCGGCCGCCGCATCCCGATCTCGGCCAGTCGATCGAGATCATGCGCAAGGCCCACGAAGGCCAGCTCGACAAATGCGGCCGGCCTTATTACCTGCATCCGCTGCGCGTCGCGATGCGGCTGGTTCACTGCACGCCTGAAGAGCGGCATGCGGCGCTACTGCACGACGTGGTCGAAGACACGCCTCTTACTCTGGAAGACCTGCGAGCGCTCGGCTATGGCGAGGCGGTTTTAGAGCTTGTGGACCTGCTCACGCGGCGCATGCCGCAGAAGGAAAGCCACCGCGAGTACCTGGAGCGCATCGTCGCGAGCCGTAATGTCAAAGCCCTACGCGTGAAGCTCGCCGACGTCATCGACAACATGAACCCCGCCCGCTCGCGCGAGCTGCCGCCGGAGCATCGAGGGATGCAGCAGCGGTTTCAACGGGACCTGGAGCGAGTCGTGGAGGCGTTGCGGGAGCTCGGGGATGAGCTTTCCGGGACGATCGTGCGGGGGGATTTGTAG
- a CDS encoding TylF/MycF/NovP-related O-methyltransferase gives MLLKSLLKNLTPTSGRTDAAALYIDLLKKCVSNAIYDDDLDLMRGKLAPDERSGALRSVEAAPASANAKYHGFIWPSRAHTMIGMPRLDNLQECTERVLADGVPGDFIETGVWRGGASIFMRGILKAHGVRDRVVWVADSFRGLPAADHERYPGESTANLHMAGDLAVSLEQVRGNFERYDLLDDQVRFLEGWFRDTLPTAPLERLAVMRLDGDLYESTMDGLVHLYSKLSSGGFVIVDDYNALDCCNAAVHDFRSREGVTGKLELISGAGAYWRKA, from the coding sequence ATGCTGCTCAAGAGCCTGCTCAAGAACCTCACGCCGACGTCCGGCAGGACCGACGCCGCCGCGCTCTATATCGACCTGCTGAAGAAGTGCGTGAGCAACGCGATCTACGACGACGACCTCGACCTCATGCGCGGCAAGCTTGCGCCGGACGAGCGGTCGGGTGCGTTGCGGTCGGTGGAGGCGGCGCCCGCGAGCGCCAACGCGAAGTATCACGGCTTCATCTGGCCTTCGCGCGCGCACACGATGATCGGCATGCCGCGCCTCGACAACCTCCAGGAATGCACGGAGCGCGTGCTGGCCGACGGCGTGCCGGGCGATTTCATCGAGACCGGCGTCTGGCGCGGCGGCGCGAGCATCTTCATGCGGGGCATCCTCAAGGCTCACGGCGTGCGCGACCGCGTCGTGTGGGTGGCCGACTCCTTTCGCGGGCTGCCCGCAGCGGACCACGAGCGCTATCCGGGCGAAAGCACGGCGAACCTGCACATGGCCGGCGATCTTGCGGTGTCGCTCGAGCAGGTGCGCGGGAATTTCGAGCGCTACGATCTGCTCGACGATCAGGTGCGCTTCCTCGAAGGCTGGTTCCGCGACACGCTGCCGACGGCGCCGCTCGAGCGCCTGGCGGTGATGCGGCTCGACGGAGATCTCTACGAATCGACGATGGACGGGTTGGTGCACCTGTATTCGAAGCTTTCCAGCGGCGGCTTCGTCATCGTCGACGACTACAACGCGCTGGACTGCTGTAATGCCGCCGTCCACGACTTTCGCTCGCGGGAAGGCGTCACGGGGAAGCTGGAGCTCATTTCGGGCGCCGGGGCTTACTGGAGAAAAGCCTGA